A window of the Natrinema salifodinae genome harbors these coding sequences:
- a CDS encoding outer membrane protein assembly factor BamB family protein, whose translation MSGTNEITTGSGDGQGQEQKRSDGLEVTVGIDRLENFLTADDPEVREYAARTLADQAADRPGDVRSTVATLTERLDDEPPIRTHAAAALAAVAAVYPEATQDGVPSLTDRLEGSAAVRADAADALASIAAAEPAAVADSATVLAAYVTDEEERVRIRTTEALAAIADAAPERVAPVADDVAAAIDDGTATVREHATAVLATVAAHDPEAVPAVDSDPNDDVDADVITDTDAVARLVDRLDDEPAIRDHAARAIRALAADRPTAVAATVEPIAAALADDRESVRADVATALAAVAADRPDAIAGADSTVVDDLAASLDDDPAVRQETVRALRSVAESAPDAVVPAVDALVDRLDDSIAEIRTDAAATLAILADARVEGVEPAVEPLAGRLARDEPTVRRHGVAAIAAVADDAPAAVEPVVAELAGVLEDGDETVRLAAARAIAAVAETAPDSVRPVAPRLADRLDDPHEPVRHRAADALAPIAVASAPDEADVRALADRLADAERDEWVRGDAARRLADIADTGAGDAHPAIRSLRRRLADDGAAVRRAAARDLVRLAGERPGELRGTVPALGDRLADDDASVRNNAALALARIAEWSGSTGTDALRPALAGLFGALDDSDRSVRGTVRRALTEVAPDESGDCRPTVALAVAETNANDEAIRVAACAALSALKIESDAEAAAAVEAVCDALVEPTPTVRAAALDALETLLAADGETKTGPAPIEVVRDRLAAGDERSAAVAAALADVARRNPELITDAATPLCDRLRAADGDERRALARALTTALAAADRRPVTARLCDDLDSDSGDRRAVASEIARLAAVAPGDAATAQDRLVDLLAIDDEAVRGYAALALGTLAVTGRDDGSALAEALERLDDRSVDAAAFVSGGETPTNADGLDAELSELGRRFDDDPWAAGLAVLAVSALADESDRLRETGLSTIGDALSAESRVVRVTAGRTLATMADDDPHGFDAATDDLLAALSDSDADVRATAGQAVAEVAEVTGGIEGGTRSLEAIAAELRPRLADPDGRVRAAAIRTLAAVEAVDPLPAVRPLVDDPVPAVSGAATAATERLEHVRDRESATRRAWPMAGAGPARTGHVPDGDSLPLRRRPTTQWRVGSAGGDAPPALVDDTVFAASEDGLAALALGGGDERWRTETDAPVETTPAVVDDTVYVAGETAVAALATETGERAWRYRTDAPVRTAPIVADGTVYVGGEALHAIDAETGQPAWSVPIDGSLVGLAVDDGVVYATGEERVLAVAAADGRRHWETTIDAAGEIRTGPAVADGRLYVGCDDRLHALSTADGSRRFRFDTGGRLVASPAVADGRVYAASADGSVYAIDAATGAEAWRAAVGEAVTDPVVVDGLVCLGTADGRVRTLAAADGSQRWALESPVDDVVGAGASADADSDPGTASIAVASGRLCLAGPDGLAAIGNGQSSWKESLSGLFTRFGSDAP comes from the coding sequence ATGTCTGGGACGAACGAGATCACGACCGGCTCGGGAGACGGACAGGGACAGGAACAGAAACGGAGCGACGGACTCGAAGTCACCGTCGGCATCGACCGCCTCGAGAACTTCTTGACGGCCGACGACCCCGAGGTCAGGGAGTACGCGGCCCGGACGCTGGCCGACCAGGCGGCCGACAGACCAGGCGACGTGCGATCGACGGTAGCGACGCTGACCGAGCGCCTCGACGACGAGCCGCCGATCAGAACGCACGCGGCCGCGGCCCTGGCGGCCGTCGCGGCCGTCTACCCCGAGGCGACCCAGGACGGTGTCCCCTCGCTGACGGACCGACTCGAGGGATCAGCGGCCGTCCGCGCGGACGCGGCGGACGCGCTCGCCTCGATCGCGGCCGCCGAGCCGGCGGCCGTCGCCGACTCCGCGACGGTCCTGGCGGCGTACGTCACCGACGAGGAGGAACGCGTGCGGATCCGGACGACGGAGGCGCTCGCGGCGATCGCCGACGCGGCCCCCGAGCGAGTCGCGCCGGTCGCCGACGACGTGGCGGCCGCAATCGACGACGGAACTGCCACGGTTCGGGAACACGCGACGGCGGTTCTGGCGACCGTCGCCGCTCACGATCCCGAGGCGGTCCCCGCCGTCGACTCCGATCCCAACGACGACGTCGACGCCGACGTCATCACCGATACCGATGCCGTCGCACGCCTGGTCGACCGCCTCGACGACGAGCCGGCGATCAGGGACCACGCGGCGCGGGCGATCCGCGCGCTCGCGGCCGACCGGCCGACGGCGGTCGCGGCGACGGTCGAACCGATCGCGGCGGCGCTCGCGGACGATCGCGAGTCCGTTCGAGCCGACGTCGCCACGGCGCTCGCCGCCGTCGCGGCGGACCGCCCGGACGCCATCGCCGGCGCCGACAGCACAGTCGTCGACGACCTCGCTGCGAGCCTCGACGACGATCCCGCCGTCCGCCAGGAGACCGTCCGCGCGCTGCGTTCCGTCGCCGAGAGCGCCCCCGACGCGGTCGTGCCGGCCGTCGACGCACTCGTCGATCGGCTCGACGATTCGATCGCAGAGATCCGAACCGACGCGGCCGCGACGCTCGCGATCCTGGCCGACGCCCGCGTCGAGGGAGTCGAACCCGCCGTCGAACCGCTCGCGGGTCGCCTGGCCCGCGACGAGCCGACGGTCCGGCGCCACGGGGTCGCTGCTATCGCCGCGGTCGCCGACGACGCGCCCGCGGCGGTCGAACCCGTCGTCGCCGAACTCGCCGGGGTGCTCGAGGATGGGGACGAAACCGTTCGGCTCGCGGCCGCTCGGGCCATCGCGGCCGTCGCGGAAACAGCGCCCGACTCGGTCCGCCCGGTCGCGCCCCGCCTGGCCGACCGCCTCGACGATCCCCACGAGCCGGTCCGTCATCGGGCGGCCGATGCACTCGCTCCGATCGCGGTCGCATCGGCTCCCGACGAGGCCGACGTCCGGGCGCTCGCCGACCGCCTGGCGGACGCGGAGCGCGACGAGTGGGTCCGCGGGGACGCCGCCCGCAGGCTGGCCGACATCGCCGACACGGGCGCCGGCGACGCCCATCCCGCGATCCGATCGCTACGGCGGCGGCTCGCGGACGACGGCGCGGCGGTGCGCCGCGCGGCCGCGCGGGACCTGGTCCGGCTCGCGGGCGAGCGCCCCGGGGAACTCCGCGGGACCGTCCCGGCGCTCGGCGACCGGCTCGCGGACGACGACGCGAGCGTCCGGAACAACGCCGCGCTGGCGCTCGCGCGGATCGCCGAGTGGAGCGGATCGACGGGGACGGACGCGCTCCGGCCCGCGCTGGCCGGGCTGTTCGGCGCGCTCGACGATTCGGACCGCAGCGTCCGCGGGACCGTCCGCCGGGCGCTCACCGAGGTCGCTCCCGACGAGTCGGGCGACTGCCGCCCGACGGTCGCCCTGGCAGTCGCGGAGACGAACGCCAACGACGAGGCGATCCGGGTCGCTGCCTGCGCGGCGCTGAGCGCGCTCAAGATCGAGAGCGACGCCGAGGCGGCGGCCGCCGTCGAGGCCGTCTGCGACGCGCTCGTCGAGCCGACACCGACCGTCCGCGCCGCGGCGCTGGACGCCCTCGAGACGCTGCTCGCCGCGGACGGCGAGACGAAGACCGGGCCGGCGCCGATCGAAGTCGTCCGCGACCGTCTGGCGGCCGGCGACGAGCGCTCGGCGGCGGTCGCAGCGGCCCTCGCCGACGTCGCCAGGCGGAACCCGGAACTGATCACCGACGCGGCGACGCCGCTGTGCGACCGGCTGCGGGCGGCGGACGGCGACGAGCGCCGGGCGCTCGCCCGCGCGCTGACGACGGCGCTCGCGGCGGCCGACCGGCGACCGGTCACGGCCCGCCTGTGCGACGACCTCGACTCCGATTCGGGGGATCGACGGGCCGTCGCGAGCGAGATCGCTCGCCTGGCGGCCGTCGCGCCCGGCGACGCGGCGACCGCGCAGGATCGCCTGGTCGACCTGCTGGCGATCGACGACGAAGCGGTTCGCGGGTACGCGGCGCTCGCGCTCGGCACGCTCGCGGTGACGGGACGGGACGACGGGTCGGCGCTGGCCGAAGCGCTCGAGCGGCTCGACGATCGGTCGGTCGACGCCGCCGCGTTCGTCAGCGGCGGCGAGACGCCGACCAACGCGGACGGCCTCGACGCCGAACTCTCCGAACTGGGGCGACGCTTCGACGACGACCCGTGGGCGGCTGGCCTGGCCGTGCTCGCGGTGTCCGCACTCGCCGACGAGTCCGACCGCCTGCGCGAGACCGGGCTGTCGACGATCGGCGACGCGCTTTCGGCCGAGAGCCGGGTCGTACGCGTCACCGCTGGCCGGACGCTCGCGACGATGGCCGACGACGATCCCCACGGGTTCGACGCGGCGACCGACGACCTGCTCGCGGCGCTGTCTGATTCCGACGCCGACGTCCGGGCGACGGCCGGCCAGGCGGTCGCCGAGGTCGCCGAAGTCACCGGCGGGATCGAGGGTGGGACCCGTAGTCTCGAGGCGATCGCGGCCGAACTCCGTCCCCGCCTGGCCGATCCGGACGGGCGCGTTCGAGCGGCCGCGATCCGGACGCTGGCGGCCGTCGAAGCCGTCGACCCGCTGCCCGCGGTTCGGCCGCTGGTCGACGACCCCGTGCCGGCGGTCTCGGGCGCCGCGACGGCCGCGACGGAGCGCCTCGAACACGTCCGCGACCGCGAGTCGGCGACCCGGCGCGCCTGGCCGATGGCCGGCGCCGGCCCGGCGCGGACGGGGCACGTCCCGGACGGCGATTCGCTGCCGCTTCGCCGGCGACCGACGACGCAGTGGCGCGTCGGGTCGGCTGGGGGCGACGCGCCGCCGGCGCTGGTCGACGATACCGTCTTCGCGGCGAGCGAGGACGGCCTGGCCGCGCTGGCGCTCGGGGGCGGGGACGAGCGCTGGCGGACCGAGACCGACGCGCCGGTCGAGACGACGCCCGCGGTCGTCGACGACACCGTCTACGTCGCCGGCGAGACGGCGGTCGCCGCGCTCGCAACCGAGACGGGCGAGCGGGCCTGGCGGTACCGGACGGACGCCCCCGTCCGAACGGCGCCGATCGTCGCCGACGGAACGGTCTACGTCGGCGGCGAGGCCCTCCACGCGATCGACGCCGAGACCGGGCAACCGGCCTGGTCGGTGCCGATCGACGGCTCTCTCGTCGGACTCGCCGTCGACGACGGGGTCGTCTACGCGACCGGCGAGGAGCGCGTGCTCGCGGTGGCGGCCGCGGACGGGCGCCGCCACTGGGAGACGACCATCGACGCCGCGGGCGAGATTCGGACGGGGCCTGCGGTCGCGGACGGCCGTCTCTACGTCGGCTGTGACGACCGGCTCCACGCGCTGTCGACCGCCGACGGCTCCCGGCGGTTCCGGTTCGACACCGGCGGCCGGCTCGTCGCGTCGCCGGCCGTCGCGGACGGCCGCGTCTACGCCGCCAGCGCCGACGGGAGCGTCTACGCGATCGACGCGGCGACGGGCGCCGAAGCCTGGCGGGCCGCCGTCGGCGAGGCGGTGACCGACCCGGTCGTCGTCGACGGCCTGGTCTGTCTGGGTACCGCCGACGGGCGCGTCCGGACGCTGGCGGCCGCCGACGGATCGCAGCGGTGGGCCCTCGAGTCGCCGGTCGACGACGTCGTGGGCGCGGGCGCGAGCGCGGATGCAGACTCAGATCCGGGCACGGCGTCGATCGCGGTCGCGAGCGGTCGCCTCTGTCTCGCCGGTCCGGACGGACTCGCCGCGATCGGGAACGGGCAGTC
- a CDS encoding DNA topoisomerase I has protein sequence MELIITEKDNAARRIADILSGGTYDSSRENGVNVYEWGGKRCVGLSGHVVGVDFPPEYSDWRDVEPVELIDASVEKTATKENIVAALRLLARRAQRVTIATDYDREGELIGKEAYDIVREVDEDVPIRRVRFSSITENEVQGAFDEPDDLDFDLAAAGEARQIIDLVWGAALTRFLSLSAGQLGNDFISVGRVQSPTLKLIVDREREIQAFDPEDYWELFGDLTKDDTTFEAQYFYRDEDDNEAERVWEEAVADDVYDTLAERDSATVVDVNRRTRTDRPPEPFNTTQFIRAAGAIGYSAKRAMSIAEDLYTAGYITYPRTDNTVYPDDLDPEELLDDFVGHSTLGDSAESLLEADEIVPTEGDEETTDHPPIHPTGEIPSRGDVSDDEWEIFELVVRRFYATVADAAVWEHLKVVAEVDDSRLKANGKRLVEPGYHDVYPYFSTAENYVPDVDEGEELALTDVELEEKQTQPPRRYGQSRLIETMEEMGIGTKSTRHETIQKLYDRGYIESDPPRPTKLAMAVVEAAENYADRVVSEEMTAQLEQDMDAIANGQADLSDVTDESREMLEEIFANLADSRDEIGDHLRKSLKDDKRLGPCPECGEDLLVRRSRHGSYFVGCDGYPDCENTLPLPSTGKPLILESECEDHGLNEVKMLAGRQTFVHGCPLCKAEDAGEGPVLGECPECGDEHGGELAVKTLQSGSRLVGCTRYPDCEYSLPLPRRGEIEVTDEYCDEHDLPELVVHSGDDPWELGCPICNYQEFQARESDSGSDLEALDGIGAKTVEKLAEAGIESIDDLTDADPDAVADDVDGVSADRVRSWQAEA, from the coding sequence GTGGAGCTGATAATTACGGAGAAGGACAACGCAGCCCGCCGGATCGCCGACATCCTTAGCGGCGGGACCTACGACTCGAGTCGCGAGAACGGGGTGAACGTCTACGAGTGGGGCGGCAAGCGCTGCGTGGGGCTGTCCGGCCACGTCGTCGGCGTCGACTTCCCGCCGGAGTACTCCGACTGGCGGGACGTCGAACCCGTCGAGTTGATCGACGCGAGCGTCGAGAAGACGGCCACGAAGGAGAACATCGTCGCCGCGTTGCGGCTGTTGGCCCGACGAGCCCAGCGCGTGACGATCGCGACCGACTACGACCGCGAGGGCGAACTGATCGGTAAGGAGGCCTACGACATCGTCCGGGAAGTCGACGAGGACGTCCCGATCCGCCGGGTCCGGTTCTCCTCGATCACGGAAAACGAGGTTCAGGGAGCCTTCGACGAGCCCGACGACCTCGACTTCGACCTCGCGGCCGCGGGCGAGGCCCGCCAGATCATCGACCTGGTCTGGGGCGCCGCGCTCACCCGCTTCCTCTCGCTGTCGGCGGGCCAACTGGGTAACGACTTCATCTCGGTCGGCCGGGTGCAGTCGCCGACGCTGAAGCTGATCGTCGACCGCGAGCGCGAGATCCAGGCGTTCGATCCCGAGGACTACTGGGAGCTGTTCGGCGACCTGACGAAAGACGACACGACCTTCGAGGCCCAGTACTTCTACCGCGACGAGGACGACAACGAGGCCGAGCGCGTCTGGGAGGAGGCCGTCGCCGACGACGTCTACGACACGCTGGCCGAGCGCGACAGCGCGACCGTCGTCGACGTCAACCGCCGGACCCGGACCGACCGGCCCCCGGAGCCGTTCAACACCACCCAGTTCATCCGCGCGGCGGGTGCCATCGGCTACTCCGCCAAGCGGGCGATGTCGATCGCCGAGGACCTCTACACCGCCGGTTACATCACGTACCCGCGGACGGACAACACCGTCTACCCCGACGACTTGGACCCCGAGGAACTCTTGGACGACTTCGTCGGCCACTCGACGCTCGGCGACTCCGCCGAGTCGCTGCTCGAGGCCGACGAGATCGTCCCCACCGAAGGCGACGAGGAGACGACCGACCACCCGCCGATCCACCCGACGGGCGAGATCCCCTCTCGCGGCGACGTCTCCGACGACGAGTGGGAGATCTTCGAACTCGTCGTCCGCCGGTTCTACGCGACCGTCGCCGACGCCGCGGTCTGGGAGCACCTCAAGGTCGTCGCCGAGGTCGACGACTCCCGGCTCAAGGCCAACGGCAAGCGCTTGGTCGAGCCCGGCTACCACGACGTCTACCCGTACTTCAGCACCGCCGAGAACTACGTCCCCGACGTCGACGAGGGCGAGGAACTCGCGCTCACGGACGTCGAACTCGAGGAGAAACAGACCCAACCGCCCCGCCGGTACGGCCAGTCACGGCTCATCGAAACGATGGAGGAGATGGGCATCGGGACCAAGTCGACCCGCCACGAGACCATCCAGAAGCTCTACGACCGGGGCTACATCGAGAGCGACCCGCCGCGGCCGACGAAGCTCGCGATGGCCGTCGTCGAGGCCGCCGAGAACTACGCCGATCGGGTCGTCAGCGAGGAGATGACCGCCCAGCTCGAGCAGGACATGGACGCCATCGCCAACGGCCAGGCGGACCTCTCGGACGTCACCGACGAGTCCCGGGAGATGTTAGAGGAGATCTTTGCGAACCTGGCGGACTCCCGCGACGAGATCGGCGACCACCTGCGCAAGTCGCTGAAAGACGACAAGCGGCTGGGGCCGTGTCCCGAGTGCGGCGAGGACCTGCTCGTGCGCCGGAGCCGCCACGGCTCCTACTTCGTGGGCTGTGATGGCTATCCCGACTGCGAGAACACGCTGCCGCTGCCCTCGACGGGCAAGCCGCTGATCTTAGAGAGCGAGTGTGAGGACCACGGCCTGAACGAGGTCAAGATGCTCGCCGGCCGGCAGACGTTCGTCCACGGCTGTCCGCTCTGTAAGGCCGAAGACGCCGGCGAGGGGCCCGTGCTGGGCGAGTGTCCGGAGTGCGGTGACGAACACGGCGGCGAGTTGGCCGTCAAGACCCTCCAGAGCGGCTCTCGTCTGGTAGGGTGTACGCGCTACCCCGACTGCGAGTACTCCCTGCCCCTCCCGCGACGCGGCGAGATCGAGGTCACCGACGAGTACTGCGACGAGCACGACCTCCCCGAACTCGTCGTCCACAGCGGCGACGACCCCTGGGAGCTGGGCTGTCCGATCTGTAACTATCAGGAGTTCCAGGCCCGCGAGAGCGACTCCGGTTCGGACCTCGAGGCGCTGGACGGCATCGGCGCCAAGACCGTCGAGAAGCTCGCCGAAGCGGGCATCGAGAGCATCGACGACCTGACCGACGCCGATCCCGACGCGGTGGCCGACGACGTCGACGGCGTCAGCGCCGACCGCGTGCGGAGCTGGCAGGCCGAGGCGTAG